In Streptomyces canus, one DNA window encodes the following:
- the hppD gene encoding 4-hydroxyphenylpyruvate dioxygenase: MTQTTHHTPDTARQADPFPVKGMDAVVFAVGNAKQAAHYYSTAFGMRLVAYSGPENGSRETASYVLENGSARFVFTSVIKPATPWGHFLAQHVAEHGDGVIDLAIEVPDARRAYTYALEHGARSVAEPYELKDEHGTVVLAAIATYGETRHTLVERTGYDGPYLPGFAAAAPIVEPPAHRTFQAVDHCVGNVELGRMNEWVGFYNKVMGFTNMKEFVGDDIATEYSALMSKVVADGTLKVKFPINEPAIAKKKSQIDEYLEFYGGAGVQHIALNTNDIVQTVRTMRAAGVQFLDTPDSYYDTLGEWVGDTRVPVDTLRELKILADRDEDGYLLQIFTKPVQDKPTVFFELIERHGSMGFGKGNFKALFEAIEREQEKRGNL; the protein is encoded by the coding sequence ATGACGCAGACCACACACCACACTCCCGACACCGCCCGGCAGGCCGACCCCTTCCCGGTCAAGGGAATGGACGCGGTCGTCTTCGCCGTCGGCAACGCCAAGCAGGCCGCGCACTACTACTCGACCGCCTTCGGCATGCGGCTCGTGGCCTACTCCGGACCGGAGAACGGCAGCCGCGAGACCGCCTCGTACGTGCTGGAGAACGGCTCCGCCCGTTTCGTGTTCACCTCGGTCATCAAGCCCGCCACCCCCTGGGGCCACTTCCTCGCCCAGCACGTGGCCGAGCACGGCGACGGCGTGATCGACCTCGCCATCGAGGTCCCGGACGCCCGCCGCGCCTACACCTACGCCCTCGAGCACGGCGCCCGCTCGGTCGCCGAGCCGTACGAGCTGAAGGACGAGCACGGCACGGTCGTCCTCGCCGCGATCGCCACCTACGGCGAGACCCGCCACACCCTGGTCGAGCGCACGGGCTACGACGGCCCCTACCTCCCGGGCTTCGCCGCGGCCGCCCCGATCGTCGAACCGCCCGCCCACCGCACCTTCCAGGCCGTCGACCACTGCGTCGGCAACGTCGAACTCGGCCGGATGAACGAGTGGGTCGGCTTCTACAACAAGGTCATGGGCTTCACGAACATGAAGGAGTTCGTGGGCGACGACATCGCCACCGAGTACAGCGCGCTGATGTCGAAGGTCGTGGCCGACGGCACGCTCAAGGTGAAGTTCCCGATCAACGAGCCCGCCATCGCCAAGAAGAAGTCCCAGATCGACGAGTACCTGGAGTTCTACGGCGGCGCGGGCGTCCAGCACATCGCGCTGAACACCAACGACATCGTGCAGACCGTGCGGACCATGCGCGCGGCGGGAGTCCAGTTCCTCGACACCCCCGACTCCTACTACGACACCCTCGGCGAGTGGGTCGGTGACACCCGGGTACCGGTCGACACGCTCAGGGAGTTGAAGATCCTCGCCGACCGCGACGAGGACGGCTATCTGCTGCAGATCTTCACCAAGCCGGTCCAGGACAAGCCGACCGTGTTCTTCGAACTCATCGAGCGGCACGGCTCGATGGGCTTCGGAAAGGGCAACTTCAAGGCCCTGTTCGAGGCCATCGAGCGAGAGCAGGAGAAGCGGGGCAACCTCTGA
- a CDS encoding SH3-like domain-containing protein: MTDAPPDRFPPGTRVRTFRHDPPHHTRLPRYARGKRGVVVEPEGPDELPDISAQGRGDAPVEQIYAVRFAARDLWGEGDHHVVLDLWESYLEEDHDDER; the protein is encoded by the coding sequence ATGACTGACGCGCCCCCCGACCGCTTCCCGCCCGGCACCCGGGTCCGCACCTTTCGCCACGACCCGCCGCACCACACCCGCCTGCCCCGCTACGCGCGCGGCAAGCGGGGCGTGGTGGTCGAGCCGGAGGGCCCCGACGAACTGCCCGACATCAGCGCGCAGGGCCGCGGCGACGCACCCGTCGAGCAGATCTACGCCGTCCGCTTCGCGGCCCGTGACCTCTGGGGCGAGGGTGACCACCACGTCGTACTGGACCTGTGGGAGAGCTATCTGGAGGAGGATCACGATGACGAGCGGTGA
- the nthA gene encoding nitrile hydratase subunit alpha, with amino-acid sequence MTSGDHHTDATTARRVRRLETLLEEKGLITGERLDEAIDAFLAESSPANGARVVARAWTDDAYRARLLADGTAAVQELGHMEGSYQRLRVVENTESVHNVIVCTLCSCYPLRLLGPSPSWYKSEAYRSRVVREPRAVLREFGLTLPDSVDIVVWDSSAETRYMVLPRRPQATEGLDEEELAALVTRNALIGTAAV; translated from the coding sequence ATGACGAGCGGTGACCATCACACCGACGCGACGACCGCCCGGCGGGTACGGCGCCTGGAGACCCTCCTCGAGGAGAAGGGGCTGATCACCGGCGAGCGGCTGGACGAGGCGATCGACGCGTTCCTCGCGGAGTCCTCGCCGGCGAACGGAGCACGGGTCGTGGCGCGCGCCTGGACCGACGACGCCTACCGGGCCCGGCTGCTCGCGGACGGCACGGCGGCGGTGCAGGAGCTCGGCCACATGGAGGGCTCGTACCAGCGCCTGAGGGTCGTGGAGAACACCGAGTCCGTCCACAACGTCATCGTCTGCACCCTGTGCTCCTGCTACCCGCTCCGCCTCCTGGGCCCCTCTCCCAGCTGGTACAAGTCCGAGGCCTACCGCTCCCGCGTGGTCCGCGAACCCCGTGCCGTCCTACGGGAGTTCGGCCTCACCCTGCCCGACTCCGTGGACATCGTGGTGTGGGACTCCAGCGCGGAGACCCGCTACATGGTCCTGCCGCGCAGGCCCCAGGCCACGGAAGGGCTGGACGAGGAGGAACTGGCGGCGCTGGTGACGAGGAACGCCCTCATCGGTACGGCCGCGGTGTGA
- a CDS encoding tetratricopeptide repeat protein has protein sequence MENQATENRRARLHGRAVLAAVAGCAVLGTALMLLPPERPATRSPAPAPGAQALSAVAAGVPAALPDLAALIDERESHLRRHPEDAESWAVLGTAYVEQARRTADTAFYAKADGSLRTSLQVRRNAAALGGLAVLANARRDFRTALTWGEAARNLEPKRWTTYPALIDAYTGLGDYKAAHGALERLMELRSGPAVRASAAAVYRDRGWREDAAVQLADAAAGARAAAERAEYLERAGQLAWERGDREDALRHFQETVRIDPDQWAAQAGQGRALAALGRTTEALNAYRIALAKQPLPQYALELGELYESLGLGQAARVQYDLLLARVRSASASGADEELVLGQFEADHGDPASAVRRLRAEWRRQPGIAVADALGWALHRAGEDREALRYARIATDKAHGGGVRSALYAYHLGMIERDLEQPAPARRHLQEALRINPYFSPSRVRAAREALAALGDVPDQGLPVGDAKAVTPRPYR, from the coding sequence ATGGAGAACCAAGCCACGGAGAACCGACGGGCCCGGCTGCACGGGCGTGCGGTGCTGGCCGCGGTCGCGGGCTGCGCGGTGCTCGGTACGGCGCTGATGCTGCTGCCCCCGGAGCGGCCGGCGACCCGCTCGCCCGCCCCGGCTCCGGGTGCCCAGGCGCTGTCGGCGGTCGCCGCCGGGGTGCCGGCCGCGCTGCCCGATCTGGCGGCGTTGATCGACGAGCGGGAGAGCCATCTGCGCAGGCATCCCGAGGACGCCGAGTCGTGGGCGGTGCTCGGGACGGCATACGTCGAGCAGGCGCGGCGGACGGCGGACACGGCGTTCTACGCGAAGGCCGACGGCTCGCTGCGGACGTCCTTGCAGGTACGCAGGAACGCGGCGGCCCTCGGCGGTCTGGCCGTCCTCGCGAACGCGCGCCGGGACTTCCGGACCGCGCTGACCTGGGGTGAGGCGGCGCGGAACCTGGAGCCGAAGCGGTGGACGACGTATCCGGCGCTGATCGACGCCTACACGGGTCTCGGGGACTACAAGGCGGCTCACGGTGCGCTGGAGCGGCTGATGGAGCTGCGGTCGGGGCCCGCGGTGCGGGCGAGTGCGGCGGCCGTGTACCGGGACCGGGGCTGGCGCGAGGACGCGGCGGTCCAGCTGGCCGACGCGGCGGCGGGGGCGCGGGCGGCGGCCGAGCGGGCCGAGTATCTGGAGCGGGCCGGGCAGCTCGCCTGGGAGCGCGGCGACCGCGAGGACGCGCTGCGGCACTTCCAGGAGACGGTCCGTATCGACCCCGACCAGTGGGCCGCGCAGGCCGGGCAGGGGCGGGCCCTCGCGGCGCTGGGCCGCACGACGGAGGCCCTGAACGCCTACCGGATCGCCCTCGCGAAGCAGCCGCTGCCGCAATACGCCCTGGAGCTGGGCGAGTTGTACGAGTCGCTGGGGCTCGGGCAGGCGGCCCGGGTGCAGTACGACCTGCTGCTGGCGAGGGTGCGGAGCGCTTCTGCGTCCGGAGCGGACGAGGAGCTGGTTCTCGGGCAGTTCGAGGCGGACCACGGTGACCCGGCTTCCGCCGTACGGCGGCTCAGGGCCGAGTGGCGACGGCAGCCGGGGATCGCGGTGGCGGACGCGCTGGGGTGGGCGCTGCACCGGGCGGGCGAGGACCGGGAGGCCCTGCGATACGCCCGGATCGCGACGGACAAGGCGCACGGGGGCGGGGTGCGCAGCGCGCTGTACGCCTATCACCTGGGCATGATCGAGCGGGACCTGGAACAGCCCGCCCCCGCGCGCCGGCATCTCCAGGAGGCCCTGCGGATCAACCCCTACTTCTCGCCCTCGCGGGTGCGGGCGGCGCGGGAGGCGTTGGCGGCACTGGGAGACGTGCCGGACCAGGGACTGCCGGTGGGGGACGCGAAAGCGGTCACACCGCGGCCGTACCGATGA
- a CDS encoding FAD-binding oxidoreductase, which yields MIMSRIEAPRDEVTGNLVDRLLSGLPAEAVLADPDVTVSYANDMASFCPAGTPAVVVLPRTVEQVQHVMRIATELRVPVVPQGARTGLSGAANASDDCIVLSLTKMDRILEINPVDRIAVVEPGVVNATLSRAVNDLGLYYPPDPSSWEMCTIGGNIGTASGGLCCVKYGVTAEYVLGLDVVLADGRLMSTGRRTAKGVAGYDLTRLFVGSEGSLGIVVRATLALRPKPPEQLVLAAEFASGAAACDAVCRIMEGGHVPSLLELMDRTTVKAVNDLAHMGLPETTEALLLAAFDTTDPAADLAAVGALCEAAGASQVVPAEDAAESELLLQARRLSLTALEAVKGTTMIDDVCVPRSRLAELLEGTERIAEKHQLTIGVVAHAGDGNTHPTVCFDAADPDESRRARESFDEIMALGLELGGTITGEHGVGVLKKEWLAREIGPVGVEMQRAVKGVFDPLGILNPGKLF from the coding sequence GTGATCATGAGCCGTATCGAAGCCCCCCGCGACGAGGTCACCGGCAACCTCGTCGACCGTCTGCTGAGCGGTCTGCCCGCCGAGGCCGTCCTCGCCGACCCGGACGTCACGGTCTCCTACGCCAACGACATGGCGAGCTTCTGCCCGGCCGGCACCCCCGCCGTGGTCGTCCTGCCGCGCACGGTCGAGCAGGTCCAGCACGTCATGCGCATCGCCACCGAACTGCGCGTCCCGGTCGTCCCCCAGGGCGCCCGCACGGGTCTGTCGGGCGCGGCCAACGCCTCCGACGACTGCATCGTGCTGTCCCTGACGAAGATGGACCGGATCCTGGAGATCAACCCGGTCGACCGCATCGCCGTCGTCGAACCCGGCGTCGTCAACGCGACCCTCTCCCGCGCGGTGAACGACCTCGGCCTCTACTACCCGCCGGACCCCTCCAGCTGGGAGATGTGCACGATCGGCGGCAACATCGGCACCGCGTCCGGCGGGCTGTGCTGTGTGAAGTACGGGGTGACGGCGGAGTACGTCCTCGGACTGGACGTCGTCCTCGCCGACGGGCGGCTCATGTCCACGGGCCGCCGTACCGCCAAGGGGGTCGCCGGATACGACCTGACCCGCCTCTTCGTCGGCTCCGAGGGCTCGCTCGGCATCGTCGTGCGGGCGACCCTGGCCCTCAGGCCGAAGCCGCCCGAGCAGCTGGTGCTGGCCGCCGAGTTCGCCTCCGGGGCCGCCGCCTGCGACGCGGTGTGCCGGATCATGGAGGGCGGGCACGTGCCGTCCCTCCTCGAACTGATGGACCGTACGACGGTCAAGGCCGTCAACGACCTGGCGCACATGGGACTCCCGGAGACCACCGAGGCCCTCCTCCTCGCGGCCTTCGACACCACGGACCCGGCGGCCGACCTCGCGGCGGTCGGCGCGCTGTGCGAGGCGGCGGGCGCCTCGCAGGTCGTCCCGGCGGAGGACGCGGCCGAGTCGGAGCTACTGCTCCAGGCCCGCAGGCTCTCCCTCACCGCCCTCGAAGCCGTCAAGGGCACCACGATGATCGACGACGTGTGCGTGCCCCGCTCCCGGCTCGCCGAGCTGCTCGAAGGGACCGAGCGGATCGCTGAGAAACACCAGCTCACCATCGGTGTCGTCGCCCACGCGGGCGACGGCAACACCCACCCCACGGTCTGCTTCGACGCGGCCGACCCCGACGAGTCCCGGCGCGCCCGCGAGTCCTTCGACGAGATCATGGCCCTCGGCCTGGAACTCGGCGGCACGATCACCGGGGAGCACGGGGTGGGCGTACTGAAGAAGGAGTGGCTGGCGCGGGAGATCGGCCCGGTGGGGGTGGAGATGCAGCGGGCGGTCAAGGGGGTCTTCGACCCGCTGGGGATCCTGAACCCGGGCAAGCTGTTCTGA
- a CDS encoding SsgA family sporulation/cell division regulator, giving the protein MHRTVVERELELTLILSPERGIPVPARLGYRSDDPFAVHVTFHVGSDHPVHWTFARELLVEGVFRPCGHGDVRVWPTKVAGRGVVLMALSSPDGDALLEAPAAQVSSWLERTLRVVPPGSEAEQLGIDDGLAELLAPTPADDLWLGDPWPGDESADGE; this is encoded by the coding sequence ATGCACCGCACGGTGGTAGAGCGCGAACTGGAGCTCACACTCATCCTGTCGCCCGAGCGCGGCATCCCGGTCCCGGCCCGGCTGGGCTACCGCAGCGACGATCCCTTCGCCGTCCACGTCACCTTCCACGTCGGTTCGGACCACCCCGTCCACTGGACCTTCGCCCGCGAGCTCCTCGTCGAGGGGGTGTTCCGCCCGTGCGGGCACGGGGACGTGCGGGTGTGGCCGACCAAGGTCGCGGGGCGCGGTGTGGTCCTGATGGCGCTGAGCTCCCCCGACGGCGACGCCCTTCTGGAGGCTCCGGCCGCGCAGGTCTCGTCCTGGCTGGAGCGCACGCTGAGGGTGGTCCCCCCGGGCTCCGAGGCGGAGCAGCTCGGTATCGACGACGGCCTCGCCGAACTGCTGGCCCCGACCCCGGCCGACGACCTGTGGCTGGGCGACCCCTGGCCGGGCGACGAGTCGGCGGACGGAGAGTGA
- a CDS encoding RDD family protein: MSAPTPAPGDDRPREGYYPDPSIPGYVRYWNGSSWVPGTSRPAPAAGEPLAPPAGGGPASAQVEETGPHFFDEDPAEEAPHPDTQHGNRPEPASAWGADRAHQGGFGGEQDRRVSWGSPQDPAQAQQGAQQVPPQGGQPQGAAHGGQQGGTGGPQGARHGGVPQQGGPRGADPRVAGAGGPADGASPGRPDGHAARTDGTATIPPVEPDEDGGTRVFRRPTAGSGGAGAAQQSDDGTMKFRALSPRTAQQGGGPGAQNGSTQGPAYSGPTAQGAQPAAADSGVAPTGPQGPGFGAGKAAAERAAATGAAGPQGPASAAAAPLSGPQQSTPASGPQTAPPGVPQQNPQQPPTATPMSPGPGGGQPSWAQQVHRLAGPDEEQPAPWKPPVEDIFQAAARRQAAARPAGLGKRLAARLLDTLVVGAVTAVAAVPLGTKAADHINEKVDAAKLSGETVTVWLLDGTTSVYLGIVVAVLLVAGALYEALPTAKWGRTLGKKLLGLEVRDIEGHEPPSFAGALRRWLVYSVPGLLGIGLVGVAWCLFDRPWRQCWHDKAAHTFVAG, translated from the coding sequence ATGAGCGCCCCAACCCCGGCACCCGGTGACGACAGGCCCCGCGAGGGCTATTACCCGGACCCGTCCATTCCTGGATATGTCCGTTACTGGAACGGTTCCTCGTGGGTGCCGGGCACCAGCCGTCCCGCCCCTGCGGCCGGCGAACCGCTCGCGCCACCCGCGGGCGGCGGCCCCGCATCCGCTCAGGTGGAGGAGACGGGCCCGCACTTCTTCGACGAGGACCCGGCCGAGGAAGCCCCGCACCCCGACACCCAGCACGGCAACCGCCCCGAACCCGCGTCCGCGTGGGGCGCCGACCGGGCCCACCAGGGCGGCTTCGGCGGCGAACAGGACCGCCGGGTGTCGTGGGGGTCCCCGCAGGACCCCGCGCAGGCTCAGCAGGGTGCCCAGCAGGTGCCGCCGCAGGGAGGTCAGCCCCAGGGGGCCGCACACGGCGGTCAGCAGGGCGGGACAGGCGGACCTCAGGGTGCTCGGCACGGTGGTGTACCGCAGCAGGGTGGTCCGCGGGGCGCCGACCCGAGGGTGGCCGGTGCCGGCGGGCCCGCCGACGGTGCCTCCCCGGGCCGGCCGGACGGGCACGCCGCCCGCACCGACGGCACCGCGACGATTCCGCCCGTCGAGCCGGACGAGGACGGCGGCACGCGTGTCTTCCGCCGGCCCACGGCCGGGTCAGGGGGAGCGGGAGCCGCCCAGCAGTCCGACGACGGGACCATGAAGTTCCGCGCGCTCTCCCCGCGCACGGCGCAGCAGGGCGGGGGCCCCGGGGCGCAGAACGGAAGCACACAGGGGCCCGCGTACTCGGGCCCCACGGCCCAGGGCGCCCAGCCCGCCGCAGCCGACAGCGGCGTCGCCCCCACCGGCCCTCAGGGCCCCGGCTTCGGCGCCGGCAAGGCGGCCGCCGAGCGTGCCGCGGCGACCGGTGCCGCAGGCCCTCAGGGTCCCGCCTCCGCCGCTGCCGCCCCTCTCTCCGGCCCGCAGCAGTCCACCCCCGCCTCCGGCCCGCAGACGGCCCCTCCGGGCGTCCCCCAGCAGAACCCGCAGCAGCCTCCCACCGCCACTCCCATGAGCCCGGGCCCCGGTGGCGGTCAGCCCTCCTGGGCCCAGCAGGTGCACCGCCTGGCCGGGCCCGACGAGGAGCAGCCCGCCCCCTGGAAGCCGCCGGTCGAGGACATCTTCCAGGCGGCCGCCCGCCGCCAGGCCGCCGCCAGGCCCGCCGGCCTCGGCAAGCGCCTGGCCGCGCGCCTCCTCGACACCCTCGTCGTCGGCGCCGTGACCGCCGTCGCCGCCGTCCCTCTCGGCACCAAGGCGGCCGACCACATCAACGAGAAGGTCGACGCGGCCAAGCTGTCCGGCGAGACCGTGACGGTCTGGCTGCTGGACGGCACCACGTCGGTGTACCTCGGCATCGTGGTCGCCGTGCTCCTCGTCGCCGGTGCCCTGTACGAGGCGCTGCCCACCGCCAAGTGGGGCCGCACCCTCGGCAAGAAGCTGCTCGGCCTGGAGGTGCGGGACATCGAGGGCCACGAGCCCCCGTCCTTCGCCGGTGCCCTGCGCCGCTGGCTGGTCTACAGCGTGCCGGGGCTGCTCGGTATCGGCCTCGTGGGCGTCGCGTGGTGCCTGTTCGACCGGCCGTGGCGCCAGTGCTGGCACGACAAGGCGGCGCATACGTTCGTGGCGGGCTGA
- a CDS encoding RDD family protein translates to MSSEPPPGSGQQPPDDDPFRKQPPPAEGSGSPYGTPPPYGGSPQGGGDPYGGGPADPLAGMPPLAPSGRRTLARIIDMIMVAVVVWLITWGVGVSEFDVNSDNMQYGKSLAQSALAAVLYIGYDTIMITRSGQTLGKKWLGMRVANLDNGSTPSTQTTLIRSAVLWIPFAFCCACIWTAIAGGWSYFDKPYKQGLHDKAAKTVVVSTT, encoded by the coding sequence ATGAGCAGTGAACCGCCTCCCGGCTCCGGACAGCAGCCGCCGGATGACGACCCGTTCAGGAAGCAGCCCCCGCCCGCCGAGGGCTCGGGATCGCCGTACGGCACGCCGCCGCCGTACGGCGGGAGTCCCCAGGGCGGCGGTGACCCGTACGGCGGTGGTCCCGCCGACCCGCTGGCCGGCATGCCACCACTGGCACCCAGCGGCCGGCGCACGCTCGCCCGGATCATCGACATGATCATGGTGGCTGTCGTCGTCTGGCTGATCACCTGGGGCGTCGGGGTCAGCGAGTTCGACGTGAACAGCGACAACATGCAGTACGGCAAGTCACTCGCCCAGTCGGCGCTCGCCGCGGTGCTCTACATCGGCTACGACACGATCATGATCACCCGGTCCGGGCAGACGCTCGGCAAGAAGTGGCTCGGCATGCGGGTGGCGAACCTCGACAACGGCTCCACGCCCTCCACGCAGACCACGCTGATCCGCTCGGCGGTGCTGTGGATCCCGTTCGCGTTCTGCTGCGCCTGTATCTGGACCGCCATCGCGGGCGGCTGGAGCTACTTCGACAAGCCCTACAAGCAGGGCCTGCACGACAAGGCGGCGAAGACGGTGGTGGTCAGCACCACCTGA
- a CDS encoding immune inhibitor A domain-containing protein has translation MTDRSWTFRTAATIVALAAASATFSTFAVAQAADTTSTKASAVDRNDPQPAKAREHDFDGPLTKTKEAQRQEALDQVISGNATVKNRNGSQVVELKSRKGDSKYVELGREKTDKIFTILVEFGDQVDPRYGGTVGPLHNRIAKPDRKQNNSTAWQADYNQAHFQDLYFGTGKKSESLKKYYEKQSSGRYSVEGEVTDWVKVPYNEARYGSNKASTGAWYAVQDGVNAWVAQREAAGDTAAEIAAELAEFDQWDRYDFDGDGNFNEPDGYIDHFQIVHAGEDESAGGGAQGEDAIWAHRWYAFGTDAGSTGPDTNKLGGTQIGDTGIWVGDYTIQPENGGLGVFAHEYGHDLGLPDEYDTSGGGENSTGFWTLMSSGSWLGTGKDSIGDLPGDMNAWDKLQLGWLDYDVANAGKRSTHKLGVAEYNTKNAQALVVQLPKKTVTTPVVTPAQGATQWWSGSGNDLRNTLTRPLDLTGKSSAALTLDAWWDTEKDYDYVYAEVSTDGGANWTPVDGTLADGTAIPRDGSGKPALTGTVDAHQKLTFPLDAYAGKNIQLRFRYQTDGGVAQKGFTADEITVTADGATLFSDNAETADAAWTANGFSRIGGSITDEYAQYYLAENRQYVSYDKVLKVGPYNYGFSKTRPDWVEHYAYQNGLLIWKWDTSQADDNTSQHPGEGLILPVDSHPTALKWSDGTLMRNRIQAYDSTFSWYPTDSITLHNADVPTKIKSKPGVPVFDDGTSSYYDTSNPLAGVNITDTDTRIKIVKEPLNGSTITLQVGPSAKKK, from the coding sequence GTGACTGACAGATCCTGGACGTTCAGGACGGCGGCGACGATCGTCGCCCTCGCGGCCGCCTCGGCCACGTTCTCGACGTTCGCCGTGGCACAGGCCGCGGACACCACGTCGACCAAGGCCTCCGCGGTCGACCGGAACGACCCGCAGCCGGCGAAGGCCAGGGAGCACGACTTCGACGGCCCGCTGACCAAGACCAAGGAGGCGCAGCGCCAGGAGGCGCTCGACCAGGTCATCTCCGGGAACGCCACGGTGAAGAACCGCAACGGCTCCCAGGTGGTCGAGCTCAAGAGCCGCAAGGGCGACAGCAAGTACGTCGAACTCGGCCGTGAGAAGACCGACAAGATCTTCACCATCCTGGTGGAGTTCGGCGACCAGGTCGACCCCCGCTACGGCGGCACGGTCGGCCCGCTGCACAACCGGATCGCCAAGCCGGACCGCAAGCAGAACAACAGCACGGCCTGGCAGGCGGACTACAACCAGGCGCACTTCCAGGACCTCTACTTCGGCACCGGCAAGAAGAGCGAGTCGCTGAAGAAGTACTACGAGAAGCAGTCCTCGGGCCGCTACTCGGTCGAGGGCGAAGTGACCGACTGGGTCAAGGTCCCGTACAACGAGGCCCGTTACGGCTCCAACAAGGCCTCCACCGGCGCCTGGTACGCGGTCCAGGACGGCGTCAACGCCTGGGTCGCCCAGCGCGAGGCCGCCGGGGACACCGCCGCCGAGATCGCCGCGGAACTGGCCGAGTTCGACCAGTGGGACCGCTACGACTTCGATGGCGACGGCAACTTCAACGAGCCCGACGGCTACATCGACCACTTCCAGATCGTGCACGCCGGCGAGGACGAGTCCGCGGGCGGCGGCGCCCAGGGCGAGGACGCGATCTGGGCGCACCGCTGGTACGCCTTCGGCACCGACGCCGGCTCCACCGGCCCGGACACCAACAAGCTCGGCGGCACCCAGATCGGCGACACCGGCATCTGGGTCGGCGACTACACCATCCAGCCGGAGAACGGCGGCCTGGGCGTCTTCGCCCACGAGTACGGCCACGACCTCGGCCTGCCCGACGAGTACGACACCTCCGGCGGCGGCGAGAACTCCACCGGCTTCTGGACGCTGATGTCCTCCGGCTCCTGGCTCGGCACCGGCAAGGACTCCATCGGCGACCTGCCCGGCGACATGAACGCCTGGGACAAGCTCCAACTGGGCTGGCTCGACTACGACGTGGCCAACGCGGGCAAGAGGTCCACCCACAAGCTGGGCGTCGCGGAGTACAACACCAAGAACGCGCAGGCGCTCGTGGTCCAGCTGCCGAAGAAGACGGTCACCACCCCAGTGGTCACCCCGGCGCAGGGCGCGACCCAGTGGTGGAGCGGCAGCGGCAACGACCTGCGCAACACCCTGACCCGCCCGCTCGACCTGACCGGCAAGTCCTCGGCGGCGCTGACCCTCGACGCCTGGTGGGACACGGAGAAGGACTACGACTACGTCTACGCCGAGGTCTCCACCGACGGCGGCGCCAACTGGACGCCGGTCGACGGCACTCTGGCCGACGGCACCGCCATCCCGCGTGACGGCAGCGGCAAGCCCGCCCTCACCGGCACGGTCGACGCCCACCAGAAGCTGACCTTCCCGCTGGACGCCTACGCGGGCAAGAACATCCAGCTGCGCTTCCGCTACCAGACCGACGGCGGAGTCGCCCAGAAGGGCTTCACGGCCGACGAGATCACGGTGACCGCCGACGGCGCGACCCTGTTCTCCGACAACGCCGAGACGGCGGACGCCGCCTGGACCGCGAACGGCTTCTCGCGCATCGGCGGCTCGATCACGGACGAGTACGCGCAGTACTACCTCGCCGAGAACCGCCAATACGTGTCGTACGACAAGGTGTTGAAGGTCGGCCCGTACAACTACGGCTTCTCGAAGACCCGTCCGGACTGGGTGGAGCACTACGCCTACCAGAACGGCCTGTTGATCTGGAAGTGGGACACCTCCCAGGCGGACGACAACACCAGCCAGCACCCCGGCGAGGGACTGATCCTTCCGGTCGACTCCCACCCGACCGCGCTGAAGTGGTCCGACGGCACGCTGATGCGCAACCGCATCCAGGCCTACGACTCCACGTTCAGCTGGTACCCGACGGACTCGATCACGCTGCACAACGCCGACGTCCCGACGAAGATCAAGTCCAAGCCGGGCGTCCCGGTCTTCGACGACGGCACGTCGAGCTACTACGACACGTCGAACCCGCTCGCCGGTGTCAACATCACTGACACCGACACCCGGATCAAGATCGTCAAGGAGCCGCTGAACGGCTCGACGATCACGCTCCAGGTCGGGCCTTCGGCCAAGAAGAAGTAA
- a CDS encoding isochorismatase family protein codes for MRRALIVVDVQNDFCEGGSLAVAGGADVAAAVTELIGQAAGSGYQHVVATRDHHIAPGGHFADNPDFVHSWPAHCVAGTEGVGFHPNFAPAVASGAIDAVFDKGAYAAAYSGFEGADENGVTLADWLRAREVSEVDVVGIATDHCVRATALDAARAGFRTQVLLDLTAGVAETTTERAIEEMREAGVELSGKPVV; via the coding sequence ATGCGCCGCGCCTTGATCGTCGTTGACGTGCAGAACGACTTCTGCGAGGGAGGCAGTCTCGCGGTGGCCGGCGGTGCCGATGTGGCCGCCGCCGTCACCGAGCTGATCGGGCAGGCGGCGGGCTCCGGCTACCAGCATGTGGTGGCCACCCGCGACCACCACATCGCACCCGGCGGCCACTTCGCGGACAACCCCGACTTCGTGCACTCCTGGCCCGCACACTGCGTCGCCGGGACCGAGGGGGTGGGGTTCCACCCGAACTTCGCGCCGGCCGTCGCCTCCGGGGCGATCGACGCGGTCTTCGACAAGGGGGCGTACGCGGCGGCGTACAGCGGGTTCGAGGGGGCCGACGAGAACGGCGTGACGCTGGCCGACTGGCTGCGGGCGCGCGAGGTCTCCGAGGTCGACGTGGTCGGGATCGCCACGGACCACTGCGTACGGGCCACCGCGCTGGACGCGGCCCGGGCGGGCTTCCGCACGCAGGTCCTCCTCGACCTCACCGCCGGGGTCGCCGAGACGACGACCGAGCGGGCGATCGAGGAGATGCGCGAGGCGGGCGTGGAGCTCTCCGGGAAGCCTGTCGTCTAG